The genome window GTTGGAGGAGATTTCCCAACAAAATATATTGTATGGCTTAGGAAGCAGGACATAGATTTATCTGGTTTAAAGATATGTGAGAGTTCCAAAACGACAAGTTTCCTAATAATATATCGTCCGGATGGTGAAAGAGATATGTTTCTTAGGGGCAAAGCCCCACCGATACTTATTGAGGATTTACCTCCCTCGCTGAGGGCTAAAGTACTTCATATATCGCCTATAGTCGGCGAATTCTCAATGGACTTAATTATGGAAGCCCACAATCTCGCGCCCCTTGTCTCGCTTGATCCGCAAGGTTTACTCAGATACTTCAACGATAGGGGGGAGGTGAGCTTACACAGAATAGATAGCATAGATTTCCTTAGATATGTTGAAATCTTTAAGTCTTCTGAGAGTGAGATAAAGGTTTTAACTGGAAAGGAGAGCGCTGTTGAAGCGCTCAGAAAGATTAGGGAACGTGGTGTGAAGATAGCGATAGCTACTATGGGTTGGAGAGGGGTTCTCATATCCTTTAACAATAAGATTTTTAGTGTGCCGGCCGCTAAACCCAGAGCCATCATAGACCCTACTGGTGCAGGGGATGCCTTCATAGGAGCTTTTCTCTCCGAGTATATTAGGGGTGAAAACCCATTATGGTGCGCATGCGTTGGAACCGCTGCCTCATCATTCCTCATCGAAAAAGTTGGTCCGAGAGGATTCAGGGGTAAGAGAGATGTTTATAGAAGAGCAGGTGAAGTTTATGAGAAATCTTTAATCATTAGTTAATAAATTTTGGGTGATTTAAAGGAGGAAACCCTTGATGGGAAAAGTCTCTAAGGGGGCTAAATGTAGTGTTGAGGGGTGTGATAAAGAGGCTATTCGCTCCCTAGATTATGAGAAGGTTTATGCAGCTGGCTTAGGGGTTAAGGGTGGGCGGAGGGCATTCCTCTGCAAAGAGCACTATAAGGAATATAAGAGGATGACAAAGAAGGATAAGATTGTTGATAAATGGAGAAGATTTATACCCTAACCCTAAATTAATACGGAAAATTTATTTTGATAAGCAGCCATCAATGTATATTGTCATCTAAACCGTAATGGGGCATAACACTTGAAGATACTCCAGCTCCACTCAAACTTTATTGAGTACCGCCCGATTGAGAAGGAGATTTCTTCAGCTGAAGAAGTTGAGAAGAGAACTTATCGCCTAGAGGATCTGGTTGTCCTTTTCACGTGCGTTGAGAGAAACGATACGGTTGAAACAGCTTATAAAGCCATAGATGAGGTGAGGGAGTTTTTAGGTAAGGTGAAGACAAACTGTATACTAATTTATCCATACGCTCATCTAAGCTCCGAATTGGCGGAGCCATCTGAAGCCCTAAAGATCCTAGAGGAAATGAGGGTTTACGCTAATAAACTTGGTATAGAAGCATATAGAGCGCCTTTCGGATGGTGCAAGGAGTTTTCAATATCGGTTAAGGGGCATCCTTTAGCGGAACAATTTAAGTCAA of Candidatus Bathyarchaeia archaeon contains these proteins:
- a CDS encoding carbohydrate kinase family protein, producing the protein MFDIITVGHFAIDFIIPLGEAKPKKRVGGPPIYVSLSAKKLGSSVSVISKVGGDFPTKYIVWLRKQDIDLSGLKICESSKTTSFLIIYRPDGERDMFLRGKAPPILIEDLPPSLRAKVLHISPIVGEFSMDLIMEAHNLAPLVSLDPQGLLRYFNDRGEVSLHRIDSIDFLRYVEIFKSSESEIKVLTGKESAVEALRKIRERGVKIAIATMGWRGVLISFNNKIFSVPAAKPRAIIDPTGAGDAFIGAFLSEYIRGENPLWCACVGTAASSFLIEKVGPRGFRGKRDVYRRAGEVYEKSLIIS